The window TCTCTTCCGCCGCTTTAGCGCTCGGCGCGTTTGCTAAAAAGCTCATTGCCGGTAAGCCAAGCGATGAAATAGCTAAAATCGGAAACATCAAAATAAGCAGTAAAGTGGCGATGATTATAGCTATAATTTTCTTAATGCTGAAGCCGAAATTTGTAAACAAAACTGCCGCGCCGTTCATGATGAATATAACTCCGCGGGATTGGTAGTGATGAGCGGATGCTCTTTCTTGGCTGCCACAACTTTAACGGCAACATGGTTTTGGTCGGCGATAAGCAAAGCATCGCCTCGTTCACAGGTGAGCAGAAAACTTTGTTCGTATTCACTGAGGTTGAATTCGTTAACCACGCCCTTGATAGTCGTTGTGTCCTGGCGCATTAAAATTCGCAGCGCACTCTGCGAAGCGATGGCGCGGCCATATTCACTTTTGAGAAAGTCATTGGCTTGTTGCGAGATGATCGACACTCCGAGGTAGTATTTGCGAGCTCGACGCACCAGCCCCGCCACGAATCGCGCCGATTCCTCGTGCTGCAACAAAATCCAGCCTTCGTCGATAATCAACAGCTGCTTTTCTGGCTTAGCCATGACTTGATTTTTCACAAAATTAGAGATAATCAGCATCATAATTTGGCGCAAATTTTCTGGCAAATCTTTGATGTCGAAAATGACCAGGCGGTTGTCTAATTTAACATTTGTTTGCGCGTTGAATACATCTGCCAACGAGCCAGAAATATATTTTTCTAACTTTTCACATAATTTTAGTTGACCCAATTTCCTAAGTTCCGCGTATAAATCTTCTAAAAGTGGCTGTTTGGTTTTTGACTTTTTGTAGATTTTCAAAACCGCCTTGTCGATGGCGGCTTTTTCGCGCGCCGTTAAACTTTCAGCCATCAAACCAATTACATCCATTAGATCTTGCGTATGTTCAGACAAATCACTAATTTCGTGAACAGTCGTCGCTAGGTCAAAAGGGTTAATTTTCTGCTTACTCTTGGCGGATAATTTTATATACGTGCCTTTTACTGATTCGGCGAGGCGCTTGTATTCACGCTCTGGGTCGATGACGATGACACGCGTGCCTTGCATGAGTTGGCGTAAAATCTCGACTTTGGTGGTGTAACTTTTGCCAGCACCCGACTGCGCAAATGTGATTGAGTTAGCATTATGTAAACTAAACCTATCCAAAATAACCAGCGAGTTGTTTGATTTGTTGACACCGTAAAGGATGCCCGATTCCTGGACTAATTCTGATGACATAAACGGAAAAGTCAGGGAGGCGCTGGAACTATCAAGATTACGCTTTTGCGCCAGCTGATCTTCGCCGCGCGGCAAAATTGATTGCAGTGCCTCCAGTTGCTGATAGTGCGCTACCTTTGAGTAAAACAACCGTGCCGATAGATTCGCTTCAAGCAACTTGGTGGTTTTATCAAGTTCTTCTTTAGTCTCAGAGCGGATGCAAATGTATATCGCCATTTGGAATAATTTTTCTTGACCGCGCTGAATTTTATCACGCAAATCAATCGCCGATTCAAGTGGGTCGGTAATTTCCGAGCCAACAATCCGTCCTTCGCGCATCATCGCCCGGCGCATGGATTCAAGTTCGGTAATTTTACGATTTAGTTTTGGCAGTGCCGCTCGGGCATCTACTTCGTGTAGATGATAACTAATGTCGATGTCGTGATTAAAATGAATCAAGCTGTCCATCCAATCCGAACTCGCTACGAACGGATATCCAGAAATGAATAGCGTGCGCATGTACACGCCATCAATGCAAAGATAATCAACATTTTCTTCCAGCCCAGCGTAGGATAAAATATCCAGAGTGTCTTGTTCGCCAAACGTGATATTGAGTTCTTTTTGCCGCTCTTCGCGCTGGCGGTCACGACGGCGTTTCGGGGCGCTAATTGCGTTGCTGATTCTTTTGATAAATATTGGTGTACGTGATTTTCTAATCATTTAATTTCGCTCCCGTCTCGCATGAGCGCGGTGTGAATTGTTTGCAAAGCGCGTTCAGTTAGCGGTTGAATTTTTGCCTGCGCTGGGCTGTAAAAACTGTAGAACAAATCAAGCAATTCGAGGCTATCAAGCTGGTCGGCGCGCATGCCGAGCCGCGCCATACCTTTGGCGATAATATCGATGCGGAGTTTGAGTTGTTCGCGAATTAAATCAAAATCAGCTTTGTTGTCGGTCGGTCGAAAAGGAATGATGATATAAAAATGTCGCGTCAAAATCTTGTTGTCGGTGATGAGCGAACGAATAAATTCATCGTAATTTTTCAGTTGAATTTTATAGACAGGAATCGTCT is drawn from Candidatus Saccharibacteria bacterium oral taxon 488 and contains these coding sequences:
- a CDS encoding DUF87 domain-containing protein, translated to MIRKSRTPIFIKRISNAISAPKRRRDRQREERQKELNITFGEQDTLDILSYAGLEENVDYLCIDGVYMRTLFISGYPFVASSDWMDSLIHFNHDIDISYHLHEVDARAALPKLNRKITELESMRRAMMREGRIVGSEITDPLESAIDLRDKIQRGQEKLFQMAIYICIRSETKEELDKTTKLLEANLSARLFYSKVAHYQQLEALQSILPRGEDQLAQKRNLDSSSASLTFPFMSSELVQESGILYGVNKSNNSLVILDRFSLHNANSITFAQSGAGKSYTTKVEILRQLMQGTRVIVIDPEREYKRLAESVKGTYIKLSAKSKQKINPFDLATTVHEISDLSEHTQDLMDVIGLMAESLTAREKAAIDKAVLKIYKKSKTKQPLLEDLYAELRKLGQLKLCEKLEKYISGSLADVFNAQTNVKLDNRLVIFDIKDLPENLRQIMMLIISNFVKNQVMAKPEKQLLIIDEGWILLQHEESARFVAGLVRRARKYYLGVSIISQQANDFLKSEYGRAIASQSALRILMRQDTTTIKGVVNEFNLSEYEQSFLLTCERGDALLIADQNHVAVKVVAAKKEHPLITTNPAELYSS